From the genome of Muricauda sp. SCSIO 64092, one region includes:
- a CDS encoding DUF262 domain-containing protein, whose translation MSNSNLLDTKTISFNDIIRNGKIYKVPQFQRDYSWDEDNWEDLWNDILNLNDTSDSHYMGSIVLQDNGDNTYDIIDGQQRFTTLTIIALAVINNIQELANENMEKEDNEERVRLLVKDYIGQKDSVSLKYSSKLFLNENNDGFFQTRLVNFREPVNYNKLNSSEKLLWDAYLFFSNKIESHFAEKKSGQSMANFLNNKIGRRLLFIQITVEDEVNAYTVFETLNSRGVELTSTDLLKNYLFSLVAKSDSDLKIIKTQWKKIIEITGLKEFPIFLRHYLNARRKLISKEYLFKAVKQQLVKDSDVFELLDSLEKVAYFYMALANPYDEFWEGDKDLSNSIGALKLFRVTQNKPLLMIAYEKFGITNEFKKLTKAIVTISFRYNVIGKLQANEMDKVYNKTSINLFQSKTFKLKKVLEDLRPIYISDDSFKSYFELKTLNTSSSSNKKLARYILYNIESQAHNGANYDYLADNGTIEHILPVNFNDSWNDHFSEDDHARNLYKLGNMTLLEVSKNKESSDKPYKDKIEIFNTSKYAITNSINSVDWNVASIKHRQSKMGKIACGRWKISYDNKN comes from the coding sequence ATGTCCAATTCTAATTTGCTAGACACCAAAACCATTTCATTTAATGATATAATTAGAAATGGAAAAATCTACAAAGTCCCTCAATTCCAAAGGGACTATTCATGGGATGAGGACAATTGGGAAGATTTATGGAATGATATCCTCAACCTAAATGATACAAGCGATTCTCATTATATGGGATCAATAGTCCTACAGGATAACGGAGATAATACATACGACATCATTGACGGACAACAAAGGTTTACTACTCTAACCATCATTGCATTGGCGGTCATAAACAACATACAAGAACTCGCCAATGAAAATATGGAAAAAGAGGATAATGAGGAAAGAGTGAGACTTTTAGTTAAAGATTATATTGGTCAAAAAGACTCTGTATCACTTAAATACTCTAGCAAGTTATTTTTAAATGAAAATAATGATGGTTTTTTCCAAACTAGATTAGTCAATTTTAGAGAACCTGTGAATTATAACAAGTTGAACTCTTCTGAAAAACTGCTTTGGGATGCTTATCTATTTTTTTCAAATAAAATAGAATCTCATTTTGCTGAAAAAAAAAGCGGCCAGTCCATGGCCAACTTCTTGAACAACAAAATTGGCCGAAGGCTTTTGTTTATACAAATAACGGTAGAGGATGAGGTAAATGCATATACGGTTTTCGAAACATTAAATTCAAGAGGTGTCGAATTGACATCAACTGATTTACTAAAAAATTATCTTTTTTCATTGGTCGCAAAAAGCGATTCAGACCTGAAAATCATCAAAACCCAATGGAAAAAAATAATAGAAATAACAGGGCTTAAGGAATTTCCCATCTTTCTAAGACACTATCTAAACGCTCGTAGAAAACTTATTAGCAAAGAGTACTTGTTCAAAGCAGTTAAGCAACAATTGGTAAAGGATTCTGATGTTTTCGAATTGTTGGATAGCTTGGAAAAAGTTGCATACTTCTACATGGCTTTGGCTAATCCTTATGATGAATTCTGGGAAGGAGACAAAGATTTATCAAATTCTATTGGAGCATTAAAACTTTTTAGAGTAACTCAGAACAAACCACTTTTAATGATTGCATATGAGAAGTTTGGAATTACCAATGAATTCAAAAAACTAACTAAAGCAATAGTCACCATATCCTTTAGATATAATGTAATAGGAAAACTGCAGGCCAATGAAATGGATAAGGTCTATAACAAGACCAGCATTAACTTATTCCAAAGCAAGACATTTAAGTTAAAAAAAGTGCTTGAAGATTTAAGACCAATCTATATTTCTGATGATAGTTTTAAAAGTTACTTTGAATTAAAAACCCTTAATACTAGCAGTAGTTCTAATAAAAAATTGGCCAGGTATATACTTTACAACATAGAATCCCAGGCTCACAATGGGGCAAATTATGACTATCTCGCAGACAATGGAACTATTGAACACATCCTTCCCGTGAATTTCAATGATTCTTGGAACGACCATTTTAGCGAAGATGACCATGCCAGAAATCTATATAAGTTGGGGAACATGACCTTATTGGAAGTTTCCAAAAATAAAGAATCCTCTGACAAACCGTATAAAGACAAGATTGAAATATTTAATACCAGTAAATATGCAATCACGAATTCTATAAACTCTGTTGATTGGAATGTAGCCTCTATCAAACATCGCCAAAGTAAAATGGGCAAAATTGCCTGCGGAAGATGGAAGATAAGCTATGACAACAAGAATTAA
- a CDS encoding dipeptidyl peptidase 3: MKMKHVLIVALTATLFWSCKQGKNAPAEQATEAVDMVMVDQFADLRILRYEVPGFDGLTLKEKQLVYYLAQAGLAGRDIMWDQNYRHNLVIRRALESIYTKFEGDRTTKSWKDFETYLKRVWFSNGIHHHYSNDKIMPEFDREYFMGLLEATEITLEGEALEVIFNDKDLKKVNKKKGVDNVLASSVNFYGPDLTTAEVEAFYLKRNNKPTDQPIELGLNSTLVKENGKLRELVWKSGGKYGKAIDEIIKWLEKAKAVAENEQQAKTLGLLIEYYKTGSLDTWDAYAVAWVNSTEGNIDWINGFIEVYNDPMGIKGSYENIIQIKDFEMSKKMDVISANAQWFEDNAPLMDAHKKENVVGITYKTINVAAEAGDASPSTPIGVNLPNNNWIRQEHGSKSVSLGNIIDAYNNAGSGGRLNEFAHDSLEIELSKKYGELASKLHTALHEVIGHASGKINEGVGQPKETLKNYASTMEEGRADLVGLYYLMDPKLQELGLVEDWEKVGMTAYDRYIRNGLMVQLIRIALGDDIEEDHMVNRQWVSAWAFEKGMADNVIEKIERDGKTYFEIHDYARLRELFGELLKETQRIKSEGDFEAAQALVEGYGVKVDQGLHAEVLERNKKFKAAPYSGFVNPVLTPETNDQGELTDVRIVQPKSFEEQMLDYSERFGFLVK; the protein is encoded by the coding sequence ATGAAAATGAAGCACGTACTTATTGTTGCATTGACCGCTACATTGTTCTGGTCTTGTAAACAGGGAAAAAATGCACCTGCTGAACAGGCGACGGAAGCAGTTGACATGGTTATGGTAGATCAATTTGCCGATTTACGTATTTTACGATATGAAGTACCTGGATTTGATGGACTTACCTTAAAGGAGAAACAATTGGTCTATTATCTGGCCCAAGCTGGTCTTGCGGGTAGGGATATTATGTGGGACCAAAACTACCGCCATAATTTGGTCATCAGAAGGGCATTGGAATCCATTTACACCAAATTTGAAGGGGATAGGACCACAAAAAGTTGGAAGGACTTTGAGACGTATTTAAAAAGGGTTTGGTTCTCCAACGGAATACACCATCATTATTCCAATGATAAAATTATGCCGGAATTTGATAGGGAGTATTTTATGGGATTGCTGGAGGCCACGGAAATCACTTTGGAAGGGGAGGCCCTGGAAGTTATTTTTAATGATAAAGACCTTAAAAAGGTCAATAAAAAGAAGGGGGTCGATAATGTCCTCGCCTCATCCGTCAATTTTTACGGCCCGGATTTGACCACAGCGGAAGTGGAAGCTTTTTATCTAAAAAGGAATAATAAGCCTACAGACCAGCCCATTGAACTGGGACTTAATTCAACATTGGTCAAGGAAAATGGGAAGTTAAGGGAATTGGTTTGGAAGTCTGGTGGCAAATATGGCAAGGCCATAGACGAAATTATCAAATGGTTGGAGAAGGCCAAGGCTGTTGCTGAAAATGAACAGCAGGCCAAAACATTGGGCTTATTGATTGAATATTATAAAACGGGAAGCTTGGATACCTGGGATGCGTATGCCGTGGCATGGGTAAATTCCACGGAAGGCAATATTGATTGGATCAACGGGTTCATAGAAGTGTACAACGATCCCATGGGCATAAAGGGATCGTATGAAAATATTATTCAAATAAAAGACTTTGAAATGTCCAAAAAAATGGACGTGATTTCTGCGAACGCACAGTGGTTTGAAGATAACGCCCCTTTGATGGATGCCCATAAAAAGGAGAACGTTGTGGGCATCACCTACAAGACCATAAATGTGGCCGCGGAAGCGGGGGATGCTTCTCCCAGTACCCCAATTGGGGTAAATCTTCCCAACAACAACTGGATACGTCAGGAACATGGCAGTAAATCGGTTTCCCTTGGGAATATTATTGATGCCTACAACAATGCGGGCAGTGGAGGGCGCTTAAATGAATTTGCCCATGATTCCCTGGAAATTGAACTGAGTAAAAAATACGGGGAGCTGGCAAGCAAGTTACATACGGCCCTTCATGAGGTTATTGGACATGCGTCGGGAAAGATCAATGAAGGTGTGGGACAACCCAAGGAAACCCTTAAGAACTATGCCTCCACCATGGAAGAAGGGCGTGCGGACTTAGTGGGCCTCTATTACCTCATGGATCCAAAACTTCAGGAACTGGGATTGGTTGAAGATTGGGAAAAAGTTGGAATGACCGCCTATGATCGGTATATCCGAAATGGATTAATGGTCCAGTTGATCCGTATAGCACTTGGTGATGACATCGAGGAAGATCATATGGTCAACCGGCAATGGGTATCCGCATGGGCGTTTGAAAAAGGGATGGCGGATAATGTGATTGAAAAAATAGAGCGTGATGGCAAAACGTATTTTGAAATTCATGACTATGCGAGGTTGCGGGAACTGTTTGGGGAATTGCTGAAGGAAACCCAACGGATAAAATCCGAAGGTGATTTTGAAGCTGCCCAGGCCCTTGTGGAAGGATATGGTGTTAAAGTGGACCAGGGATTGCATGCCGAAGTCTTGGAACGAAACAAAAAATTCAAAGCTGCACCTTACAGTGGTTTTGTAAATCCCGTATTGACACCGGAAACCAACGACCAGGGAGAGCTAACGGATGTAAGGATCGTACAGCCCAAAAGCTTTGAGGAACAAATGTTGGACTATTCGGAACGATTTGGTTTTTTAGTAAAATAG
- a CDS encoding PorT family protein, with amino-acid sequence MTKTITICLFFTSLVMFSQTRFEKGYFIESKGDKVECYIRNLNWADSPIKVSYKLSLGDEPKFFDVNTVKAFQVNEGPLYLKVSGEFPVTQQFEKDKSSESQPKLVSRNVFVKRILGGEASLYQYSGNNDRIFLIQIGEHKPLPLLYKQYIKPGSNQIVDNKMYRRQLFEHLNCGNSIDIQSVTYEKKSLINYVQKYNLCTDPNSSDLEMGVGKRKGIKFGLTIYGGAQDYDFNYAVFGRDQDYDNEIVPKVGLEVEGILPFNNDKWSFFLGAFYSEYSSGFGRSNVGSPRYFIDINRLEVILGGRHYMYLNPNSALFLELGLTIDNDFSSEHRIDFNQDTADSSQQVRPVNLGSGLGVGYSFKRKLYLKFNYYLNQNVLEGTPVENELSRVSLLLGYKFL; translated from the coding sequence ATGACAAAAACAATTACCATTTGTCTTTTTTTCACATCACTAGTAATGTTTTCCCAAACGCGATTTGAGAAAGGGTACTTTATAGAAAGTAAGGGGGATAAGGTGGAATGCTACATTAGAAATTTGAATTGGGCGGATTCGCCTATTAAGGTTTCTTACAAATTATCGTTGGGTGATGAACCCAAATTTTTTGATGTGAACACCGTTAAAGCATTTCAGGTTAACGAGGGGCCTTTATATCTTAAGGTTTCTGGTGAATTTCCAGTAACCCAACAATTTGAAAAAGACAAGAGCAGCGAAAGTCAACCAAAATTGGTCAGTAGGAATGTGTTTGTCAAGCGAATTTTGGGAGGAGAAGCCTCTTTGTATCAGTACAGTGGTAATAACGATAGGATTTTTTTGATACAAATAGGGGAACACAAACCCTTGCCCCTCTTATACAAGCAGTACATTAAACCTGGCTCAAATCAAATTGTAGATAACAAGATGTATAGAAGACAATTGTTTGAGCATTTGAATTGTGGAAACTCCATTGACATTCAATCAGTTACCTACGAAAAGAAATCGCTTATCAATTACGTTCAAAAGTATAACCTCTGTACTGATCCCAACAGCTCTGATTTGGAAATGGGAGTTGGGAAAAGGAAGGGAATAAAGTTTGGCCTAACCATTTACGGAGGAGCACAGGATTACGATTTCAATTATGCCGTATTTGGAAGAGATCAAGATTATGATAATGAAATTGTACCAAAAGTGGGATTGGAAGTGGAAGGTATCCTACCATTCAATAACGATAAGTGGAGCTTTTTCCTAGGGGCGTTTTACTCGGAGTATTCAAGTGGATTTGGAAGGTCCAATGTAGGATCACCTAGATATTTTATCGATATCAATAGATTGGAAGTAATATTGGGGGGGCGACATTATATGTATTTAAACCCAAATAGTGCTTTATTCTTAGAATTGGGCCTCACTATAGACAATGATTTTAGTTCTGAACATAGGATTGATTTTAATCAGGATACTGCAGATAGTTCACAGCAGGTAAGACCAGTAAATCTTGGTAGTGGACTTGGGGTTGGATATAGCTTTAAAAGAAAACTGTATTTAAAGTTCAATTATTACCTTAATCAAAACGTTTTGGAAGGAACTCCAGTGGAAAATGAACTATCAAGGGTTTCCCTACTTTTGGGCTATAAATTTTTATAA
- a CDS encoding pyridoxal phosphate-dependent decarboxylase family protein, producing the protein MAKEILKTVYSHNQFANNGHQLIDTLVDHLQKSTSAKNPKTINWNVPKKELEFWKDFLKNGNDGDFIPEVLKHSIHTHNPRYMGHQVAAPAPITALTAMVSSILNNGMAVFEMGMAPSAIEQVVIESICKKIGYDRNPGGFLTSGGTLANLTALLSARKAIVKQDVWNEGHSATLGIMVCEEAHYCADRAAKIMGLGEKGIIKIPASENFSMDTTLLDRYYTEAASKGIEIFAIIGSAPSTATGAYDNLDVLSKFAQQKQIWFHVDGAHGGAAIYSEKYKHLLQGIVHADSIVIDGHKMMLMPTITTALLFKDKKHAQDTFNQRADYLLDDVEEEDWINSGKKTFECTKTMMCLHWFALLKHYGDTLFDAFVTRQYDLAKTFEKMLIEDPKFQLATSPQSNILCFRCIEKGKTNGQLDAWNAAIRQRLLEDGEFYIVQTKLRGIHYLRTTLMNPFTTKDHLRQLVKKIKAVAASIN; encoded by the coding sequence ATGGCAAAAGAAATTCTAAAAACAGTTTACTCCCATAATCAGTTTGCAAACAATGGTCATCAGTTGATTGATACTTTGGTTGACCATTTACAAAAGTCAACATCCGCTAAAAACCCTAAAACCATTAATTGGAATGTCCCTAAAAAAGAGTTGGAATTTTGGAAGGACTTCCTTAAAAATGGGAATGATGGAGATTTCATCCCCGAAGTCCTAAAACATTCCATACACACCCATAACCCCAGATATATGGGGCATCAGGTGGCAGCCCCTGCCCCAATTACTGCTTTGACCGCTATGGTCAGTTCCATTTTAAATAATGGTATGGCGGTCTTTGAAATGGGCATGGCGCCTTCGGCTATTGAGCAGGTTGTTATTGAAAGCATCTGTAAAAAAATAGGTTATGACCGGAACCCAGGCGGATTTTTAACCTCCGGGGGCACCCTGGCCAATTTAACTGCGCTGCTTTCCGCGAGAAAGGCCATAGTAAAACAAGACGTTTGGAATGAGGGGCATTCCGCAACTTTGGGAATCATGGTATGCGAAGAGGCCCATTATTGTGCGGACCGTGCTGCCAAAATAATGGGACTTGGGGAAAAAGGAATCATTAAAATTCCGGCTTCCGAAAACTTTAGTATGGACACAACCCTGTTGGATAGGTATTATACGGAAGCCGCTTCAAAAGGAATTGAAATCTTTGCCATCATTGGATCGGCTCCTTCCACAGCTACGGGTGCTTATGATAATTTGGACGTTCTTTCAAAATTTGCCCAACAAAAACAAATCTGGTTCCATGTGGATGGTGCCCATGGTGGGGCGGCCATCTATTCCGAAAAATATAAGCATCTGCTCCAGGGTATTGTGCATGCCGATTCCATAGTTATTGATGGTCATAAAATGATGCTCATGCCCACCATTACCACTGCCCTACTCTTTAAGGACAAAAAACATGCCCAGGATACTTTTAACCAACGTGCAGATTATTTATTGGATGATGTTGAGGAAGAGGACTGGATAAACAGCGGCAAAAAAACCTTTGAGTGTACCAAGACCATGATGTGCCTCCACTGGTTTGCGCTATTAAAGCATTATGGGGACACGCTGTTTGACGCGTTTGTGACACGGCAGTACGATTTGGCAAAAACCTTTGAAAAAATGTTGATTGAAGATCCCAAATTTCAATTGGCCACCTCCCCACAGTCCAATATCCTATGCTTTAGATGTATTGAAAAAGGGAAGACCAATGGGCAATTGGATGCCTGGAATGCGGCCATCCGCCAACGGCTTTTGGAAGATGGGGAATTTTACATTGTCCAGACCAAACTGCGCGGTATCCATTATTTAAGGACCACCTTAATGAATCCTTTTACCACAAAGGACCACTTAAGGCAATTGGTGAAAAAAATCAAAGCCGTTGCAGCGTCCATTAACTAA
- a CDS encoding glycoside hydrolase family 15 protein — protein MDNLNYGIIGNCRSAALISDTGSLDWCCLPQFDSSSVFAKLLDEKNGGNFELITKYNYEITQQYYPKTAILVTRFSDGENIFELHDFMPRYYKPNGKYNAPPEIIRYVKHISGAPKFKVQYDPKLEYAKGETTHHVKGNGTFIVSITSKQQFDSLFLYTSFNKNHVLSGEEITLKEDGYFLVCYNEKILRPTTDKIGLELERTKIYWLDWVDRTPTYKKFNREIVRSAITLKMLTYDKTGAVLAAATTSLPETIGEVRNWDYRFCWIRDASMVIKVVSELGHKNSAKRFLQFIIDLMPDKDEKLQIMYGINGEKTLTEKSLDHLEGYRGSKPVRVGNAAYKQKQNDIYGILMDVIYEQLMKFSNDIENGEELWSITKAIVWIVDKHWREADKGIWEFRGEDRHFTFSKVLCWVALDRAIKVAKIFGKHRKIDKWSTIEQEIKGDIMENAWNDDVKAFTQSYGSYHLDASVLLMESYGFIHAKDPKFVQTVKAIEKDLSNDGLLYRYKNEDDFGLPSSSFTICTFWFINALFKIGEEEKALEHFERLLGYSNHLGLFSEDIDFKTKRLLGNFPQAYSHLALIECAINFSRKQSEERILESIS, from the coding sequence ATGGATAACCTAAATTACGGAATTATTGGTAACTGTAGAAGCGCGGCATTGATCTCAGATACCGGCTCGTTGGACTGGTGTTGTTTGCCCCAATTTGATTCTTCTTCAGTCTTTGCAAAACTTTTGGATGAAAAAAACGGTGGAAATTTTGAATTGATCACAAAGTACAATTACGAAATTACACAGCAATACTATCCAAAAACGGCCATTTTGGTCACGCGCTTTTCCGATGGGGAGAACATATTTGAACTGCATGATTTTATGCCTAGGTATTATAAACCCAATGGCAAATACAATGCGCCGCCCGAAATAATCCGATATGTAAAACATATCTCCGGAGCCCCGAAATTTAAGGTGCAATACGACCCTAAATTGGAATATGCCAAGGGTGAGACCACACACCATGTAAAGGGTAATGGGACATTTATTGTAAGTATTACCAGTAAACAACAGTTCGATAGCCTGTTCCTATATACATCTTTTAATAAAAACCATGTGTTGAGTGGGGAGGAAATCACCCTGAAGGAAGATGGGTATTTCCTGGTCTGCTACAACGAAAAGATTTTACGCCCAACTACCGATAAGATAGGTTTGGAATTGGAGCGTACCAAAATCTATTGGCTGGATTGGGTGGACCGGACCCCGACCTACAAGAAATTCAACCGTGAGATCGTGCGCAGTGCCATAACGCTCAAAATGCTTACCTATGATAAAACGGGCGCGGTATTGGCAGCGGCAACTACTTCATTACCGGAAACCATTGGGGAAGTTCGAAACTGGGATTATCGGTTTTGCTGGATAAGGGACGCTTCCATGGTGATAAAAGTGGTTTCCGAATTGGGACACAAGAATTCTGCAAAGCGATTTCTACAGTTTATCATTGATTTGATGCCCGATAAGGATGAAAAACTCCAAATCATGTACGGCATCAATGGCGAGAAAACCTTGACTGAGAAGAGCCTTGACCATTTGGAGGGATATAGGGGTTCAAAACCGGTACGTGTAGGTAATGCCGCCTATAAACAAAAACAGAATGATATCTATGGTATTTTAATGGATGTTATCTATGAGCAGTTGATGAAATTCAGCAATGATATTGAAAATGGGGAGGAATTGTGGAGCATAACCAAGGCCATTGTCTGGATTGTTGATAAACACTGGCGTGAGGCAGACAAAGGAATTTGGGAGTTTAGAGGGGAGGATAGGCATTTTACGTTCTCCAAGGTCTTGTGCTGGGTGGCGCTGGATAGGGCTATTAAAGTGGCCAAGATATTTGGAAAACATCGAAAAATTGATAAATGGTCCACCATAGAGCAGGAAATTAAGGGCGATATTATGGAAAATGCGTGGAACGACGATGTTAAGGCCTTTACCCAGTCCTATGGCTCTTACCACCTGGACGCTTCCGTTTTGTTGATGGAATCTTACGGGTTCATTCACGCCAAGGATCCCAAGTTTGTACAAACGGTCAAAGCCATTGAAAAGGATCTGAGTAATGATGGATTACTGTACCGTTATAAAAATGAGGACGATTTTGGACTGCCTTCCTCGTCCTTTACCATTTGTACGTTTTGGTTCATTAATGCATTGTTCAAAATAGGGGAGGAGGAGAAAGCACTGGAGCATTTTGAGCGTTTATTGGGCTACAGCAACCATCTAGGGCTTTTTAGCGAGGATATCGATTTTAAGACCAAAAGACTATTGGGGAATTTCCCCCAGGCGTATTCCCATTTGGCTTTGATTGAATGTGCCATCAATTTTTCAAGGAAACAAAGCGAGGAGCGGATTTTGGAATCCATTAGTTAA
- a CDS encoding bifunctional alpha,alpha-trehalose-phosphate synthase (UDP-forming)/trehalose-phosphatase yields MGKTIIISNRLPVQLQISDGGLSAIPSVGGLATGMKSVHHGGESLWIGWSGLTKEDTPKELEVDIDRALKEHGCSKVVLSQKEIDGFYFGFSNRTIWPLFHYFLEYTEFELGFWEIYKAVNQKFADAILEKAESDDIIWVHDYQLLLVPQMVKEKRPNATIGFFLHIPFPSYEIFRTLPWREEVLEGLLGSDLIGFHTYDYERHFLSSVRRLLGLDVSFNDVYLENRVIKVDSFPMGIDYNKFHTAALKSSALKGKERTDLQRKLDNHKKSAPDTKLIVSIDRLDYSKGIAKRINAFEYFLNKYPEYKERVRLIILAVPSRANVPQYQLLKREIDELVGRINGELSTVNWTPIWYFYRSLPFSNLIDLYTSSDIAWLTPLRDGMNLVAKEYIATRIDKTGVLILSEMAGSAYEMNEALLINPNNFEQQADTLKKAITMPKEEQMARNMFLQNRLKRYNVEVWANEFMDSLKRQRKGNDDFVSQKLNPTILNGLQKDYTSAKKRLLFLDYDGTLTGFHKNPQKASPDKELYELLDALHHQENTTLFLISGRDKETFSKWFLDKKYNMIVEHGVWISRNGNDFRLLEKVKGEWMEKIMPVLESFVDRTPGSFIEKKNYSLAWHYRSTDPDFGEKRANELNTVLTSLIGNDDISVLNGNKVMEVKSSNVNKGRAAVRMLGEDNYDFVFAIGDDWTDEFMFQDLPQTAITVKVGLKKTQARYHVEGVPKVRELLKKFSTGS; encoded by the coding sequence ATGGGTAAAACTATAATTATTTCCAATAGACTCCCAGTTCAATTGCAAATAAGTGATGGGGGACTATCCGCAATACCTAGCGTTGGAGGTCTGGCCACGGGAATGAAATCCGTGCACCATGGGGGAGAAAGTTTATGGATAGGCTGGTCAGGCTTGACCAAAGAGGACACACCCAAAGAATTGGAAGTCGATATCGATCGTGCCTTAAAAGAACACGGCTGCTCCAAGGTGGTACTCTCACAGAAGGAGATCGATGGTTTTTATTTTGGCTTTAGCAACCGTACCATTTGGCCCCTGTTCCATTATTTCTTGGAATACACGGAGTTTGAACTGGGTTTCTGGGAGATATACAAAGCCGTGAACCAAAAATTTGCCGATGCCATATTGGAAAAAGCCGAAAGCGATGATATTATTTGGGTACACGATTACCAATTACTGTTGGTACCACAGATGGTAAAGGAAAAACGTCCCAATGCCACAATTGGTTTCTTCCTCCACATCCCCTTTCCATCTTACGAAATCTTCCGAACATTACCATGGCGTGAAGAAGTCCTGGAAGGTTTGTTGGGATCGGATTTGATCGGTTTCCACACGTACGATTATGAACGCCATTTCTTGAGTTCCGTGAGGCGTCTATTGGGATTGGACGTGAGCTTTAATGATGTCTATCTGGAAAACAGGGTAATTAAGGTCGATTCTTTTCCCATGGGCATTGATTACAACAAATTTCATACGGCCGCCCTAAAGAGTTCTGCCTTAAAAGGGAAGGAACGCACCGACCTACAAAGGAAACTGGACAATCATAAAAAATCGGCCCCGGATACCAAGCTGATCGTTTCCATTGACCGATTGGATTATAGTAAGGGAATTGCCAAACGCATCAACGCTTTTGAGTATTTTCTAAATAAGTACCCCGAATATAAAGAGCGCGTCCGACTTATTATCCTCGCTGTGCCATCAAGGGCAAACGTTCCCCAATATCAATTGCTCAAACGTGAAATTGACGAATTGGTAGGGCGAATCAATGGTGAGCTTTCCACCGTGAACTGGACACCCATCTGGTACTTTTATCGCTCCCTACCCTTTTCAAACTTAATCGATCTTTATACCTCTTCGGATATTGCATGGCTTACCCCTTTGCGGGATGGGATGAATTTAGTGGCCAAGGAGTACATCGCCACCCGTATAGATAAAACCGGAGTCCTTATCCTCAGTGAAATGGCCGGCTCCGCCTATGAGATGAATGAGGCCCTACTCATTAACCCAAATAATTTTGAACAACAGGCAGATACCCTTAAAAAGGCCATCACCATGCCCAAAGAGGAACAAATGGCGAGAAATATGTTCCTGCAAAACAGATTAAAGCGCTATAACGTAGAGGTTTGGGCCAATGAGTTTATGGATTCGTTAAAAAGACAACGCAAGGGAAATGATGATTTTGTCTCACAGAAACTCAACCCCACTATCCTAAACGGGTTACAAAAAGATTATACCTCTGCAAAAAAAAGATTGCTCTTTTTGGATTATGACGGTACCCTTACGGGCTTTCATAAAAATCCCCAAAAGGCCTCCCCTGATAAGGAGTTGTATGAGCTACTCGATGCACTTCACCATCAAGAGAACACCACACTTTTCCTAATAAGTGGACGAGATAAGGAAACCTTCAGCAAGTGGTTTTTGGATAAAAAATACAATATGATCGTGGAACATGGGGTTTGGATTTCCCGGAACGGTAATGACTTTAGACTACTGGAAAAGGTCAAAGGGGAATGGATGGAGAAAATCATGCCTGTATTGGAATCCTTCGTGGACCGTACCCCTGGCTCCTTCATTGAAAAAAAGAATTATTCCCTTGCGTGGCATTACCGCAGTACAGACCCGGATTTTGGTGAAAAAAGGGCAAACGAATTAAATACCGTGCTTACCAGTCTTATCGGAAACGATGATATCAGCGTACTTAATGGTAACAAGGTAATGGAAGTTAAGAGCAGTAATGTCAATAAGGGCAGGGCTGCCGTTCGTATGTTGGGAGAGGATAATTATGATTTTGTTTTTGCCATTGGTGATGATTGGACGGATGAATTTATGTTCCAGGACCTTCCCCAAACTGCGATAACGGTAAAAGTAGGACTTAAGAAAACCCAGGCCAGATATCATGTGGAAGGGGTACCAAAAGTTAGGGAATTACTAAAAAAATTTAGCACCGGCTCATAA